CGCTGGCGAGGTCGACGGCGACGCTGTTGGCGTACGTCGCGCACGCCGCCGGCGCACCACCGGCGAGGGCGAGATCGTAGGTCCACGACCGCACCAGGCCGGGCGCCCAGGCCAGTGCGGGGTCGAGGACGACCCGCTGTCCGGGGACGGCGTGGTCGCCGACGACGGCCACGGTCCGGTCGGGCTCGACGACGACGAGCTCCGCCGGGGCGGTGCCGGTCGAGTGGGCGTCCGGTCCCCACGACGCGGTCGCGGAGACCGAACCGGACGCGGCCGGGGCGGAGGTGAAGGCGCAGGTCCAGGCGAGCACGAGCGAGCCGGCGGCTGGGACGACGGCGTCGTCCCCACCCGCGACGGTGCACGCGGCGCCACCGCCGAGGTCGGTGGCCACGGCGACGTCGGCGACCACGCTGTCGTCCGCGTCGGGGTTCGTGACGCTCACGTCGCCGGCGAGCGCCCAGCCGGAGTCGGTGACGCCACCCGCACGGGCCGTGGCGGTCCAGCGGAACGTCGCGCGCCCGGTGTCGTCGACGGAGCGCGCGACGGCGTCGACCGACTGGTCGATCGTCCAGCCGTGCGAGCGCACGAGCGAGCCGGCCGCGGTCACGGCCACCCCCAGAGGGGCGTCGTCGGCGGCGCTCGCGGGGACGGCCGTTGCCTGGAGGACCAGTGCCGGCAGGGCCAGGACGGACACGGCGTCGCGGGCGCGCCGGGCCGCTGCGCCGGCCCTCGCCGTACGCACGTCCGACGGACGCCTGCTGCGTGCTGCTCCCACTGTCCATCCCCTGACGAGCGACCTCCGCGACGGAGGTCAGTCGGTGCTGCCCACCCCGGACGGGCAGCCGATGGCACAACCGTGCCGCCTCGACACGCCCACACCACGGTGCTTCGACGAAGCGGTGGACTACCTGAGGGCTGGCTTGACCGAAACTCGGCCAACCACAGGGAAAACCCCGGAATCAGGCGTCACACCTGCCCCGGGTGTCCCAGTGGCGTACGTCTGTCAGCCGCGGCCGTGCGGGGTCAGCCAGACGGCGGGATCGGGGCCGGCCGGCACGATCTGCGTCGGGTTGATGTCGGTGTGCACGACGTAGTAGTGCTGCTTGATCTGGTCGAAGTCGACCTCGTCGCCGAACCCCGGGGTCTGGAAGAGGTCGCGGGCGTAGCCCCAGAGGTTCGGCATCTCGGTGAGCTTGTTGCGGTTGCACTTGAAGTGGCCGTGGTAGACCGCGTCGAAGCGCGCCAGCGTCGTGAAGAGGCGTACGTCGGCCTCGGTGATCGCCTCACCCATCAGGTAGCGGCGGTCGGCCAGGCGCTCCTCGAGCCAGTCCATCGCGGTCCACAGCCGCGCGTAGGCGTCGTCGTACGTCTCCTGCGAGCCGGCGAAGCCGCAGCGGTAGACGCCGTTGTTGACCTCGGTGAAGACCCGCTTCATCACCGACTCCATCTCCTCGCGGACGTCGGCCGGCCACAGGTCCGGGGCGTCGGGACGGTGGTGCTCGCGCCACTCGAAGAACAGGTCGTGGGTGATCTGCGGGAAGTCGTTGGTGACGACCTTGCCGGAATCGACGTCGACGATCGCCGGCACGGTGATGCCGCGCGGGTAGTCGGCCTCGCGGGCGAAGTAGGCCTCCTGCAGGCGCTCGATGCCCAGCACCGGGTCGCGACCGCCCTCGTCGAGGTCGAAGGTCCAGCTGCGGGCGTCGTGCACCGGGCCGGGGGCGCCCCAGGAGATGACGTCATCGAGCCCGAGGAGCGAGCGCACGATGATCGACCGGTGCGCCCACGGGCACGCCCGCGCGGCGACGAGGCGGTAGCGACCGGGCGCGGCCTCCCATGTCGCCACGTCGCGGGGGCTGTCCTTCGAGCCGCTGGGGAACTGCTCGTCCAGCGGATCGGCCGACGACCCGCCGGCCAGCACCCGGTCCGGGAGGTAGGTCATGTCGCGCTCGAAGGGCTCGCCCTGCTTGGTGTAGGTCGCCGTGTCGTTCACGCTTCAACCTTACTGACCCCTCCCCGGTAGTCCACCGGGAAACGGCTGCCGCCTCCCCGGTAGTCCACTGGGAAGTGGCTGACAGACGGACGGCGAAATCAACCTGCTAGCGCAACACCGTCTGGATCTGTTGGTTTCGACAGTAGGGCGGTGAGGGCTTCGGTGGGGGTGTCCCAGTCCAGACGTTTGCGTGGTCGGTCGTTGAGCTCGTTCGCGACGTAGGCCAAGTAGTCGGGGTGGTATCCGGACAGATCGGTGCCCTTGGGGAAGTACTGGCGCAGGAGCCCGTTGGTGTTCTCGTTCAGGCCGCGCTGCCAGGGTGAAGCGGGGTCGCAGAAGTAGATCTTCACGTCGGTGGCCAAGGTGATCTGGGCGTGGTTGGCCATCTCGATGCCCTGGTCCCAGGTGACGCTGCCCCGAAGCCGATCGGGGAGCTGGGCGAGGGTCTGGATCATCGCTTCTTGGACCTCGATTGCACCGTGGCGTTCGGGCAGGTGCAACAGCATCAGGAAGCCCGTGGTCCGCTCGACCAGGGTGCCGATCGCGGACTTGTTCTCCTTGCCGGTGATCAGGTCGCCCTCCCAGTGTCCGGGCACGGCCCGGTCCTCGACCTCGGCGGGACGCTCGCTGATGTTGACCATGTCCTTGATCCGGCCGCGGCGTGCCTCGCCACTGCGGCGGGGTCTGCGGATGGCGCGCCCGGTGCGTAGACACACCGCCAACTCACGCTTGAGAGCGCCGCGGCCCTGGACGTAGATCGACTGGTAGATCGTCTCGTGTGACACCCACATCTCCGGCTGGTCGGGGAACTTCTTACGCAGCCGCCGGGCGATCTGCTCGGGACTGTGCTTGCGGGCCAGTCTGGACTGCACCTCCCGACGCAGTCGCTCGTTGAGCGTCAGCTTCGCCGGGCGGCCCTTGCCGCGAGCCCGACGCTCCGCACCGACCTGTGCCAGGTGCGGGGAGTAGTTCCACGGCGTGGAGCGTCGTCTGCCATCGCGGGCCGGGCGGCCGTAGTTTTGGTTGCACAGGTTCTTCGCGATCTCGCGGCTGATCGTCGAGGGCGACCGGCTCAAGGATCGCGCGATCTCGCGGATCGACTCCTCACGCTCCATCGCGGCATGGATCCACTCACGCTCGAGCATCGACAAGCGTCGGTACGTGGCCGGCCTGCGGCTGGGTAACTGCTTCACACCGCCAGCCTCACGAAACCACCGGCGTGCCGTCGTGACCGGCACACCGACACGTGAGGCAGCCTCTCCACCGAGCAGCCCGCCGCGATGCACTCCCACAACCCTCGACGTGCCGCCATCAAGTAAGCCATCACAACCTCCTCATGAGAGGTGTTGCGTTAGCCCCTTGAACTCGAGGACCCCGAACCGACCAGAACCCGATGGACCACCTACCGCAAAGAAGTGTTTGCAAACAACTCTTGGCAGTCTTAGGCTGCCATCATGCCCTCCGCCATCACCCCGGACATCGCCGGACTCCGCGCCCTGAGCCACCCCGTCCGCCTGCGGATGCTCGGCCTGCTCCGTTCCGACGGCCCTGCAACGGCGACCGTGCTCGCCGGCCGCCTGGGGCTCAACACCGGCGCGACGTCGTACCACCTGCGCCAGCTGGCCCAGCACGGCTTCATCGAGGAGGACACCCAGCGGGGCAACGCCCGCGACCGCTGGTGGCGCGCGACGCACGAGGCGACGCACACCTCGTTCAGCGGGGAGGACATCACCGACGACGTCGAGGCCTACCTCGCGACCGTGGCGATGATCTACGGCGAGCGGCTGCGCACGGTCGTCTCCGAGCTGCGGTTCTACCCCGAGGAGTGGCAGGGCGTGAGCACGCTCAGCGACTGGCACTTCGCCCTCACGCCCACGCGCGCGAAGGCACTGGTCGAGGCCCTCACCTCCGCGGTCGAGGAGGTCGAGGACAGCACCGAGGAGGGGGCTGCCCCCTTCGTGGTCAACCTCAACGCCTACCTCGAGCCCGGTCGGCTCGACCTCCGGGAGCCGGAGTGAGCGTCCCGGGAACCACGCGCACGCCGCTGGTCGGTGGCCTCGTCGCCGAGGGCGTCTCCTACGTCGGCACCCGGATCTCGATGATCGCGATCCCGTGGTTCGTCCTGCCCACCACCGGTTCGGCGACACAGACCGGCCTCGTCGCGGCCGTCGAGATCACCCCGCTCGTGCTCTTCAAGGCGCTCGGCGGTCCCCTCCTCGACCGGGTGGGACCGCGCCGGGTGACGCTGGTGTGCGACCTGCTCTCGGCCCTCGTGGTCGCCTCGATCCCCCTGCTGCACGGGCTCGGAATGCTGTCGTTCCCGACGCTGCTGGTCCTGGTGGCCGTGGCCGGCGCCCTGCGCGGTCCGGGCGACGCCGGCAAGGCGGCGATGACGCCCGAGCTCGCACGGGTCGCGGGGTGGTCGCTCGAGCGCGTCGCTGGGCTCGCCGCCGCGGTCGAGCGCACGTCGACGATGGCCGGGGCGGCGTTGGCCGGCATCCTCGTCGCCACCGTCGGTGCGACCAACGCGCTCTACGTCGACGCCGCGTCGTTCGTCGTCGCGTTCGCGGTCTTCGCCGTCGCCACGACCGGCCTCGGCCGGCCGGTCCCTCCCGAGGTCGGCGCCCACGCGACGTCGTACGCCACCGAGCTGCGGCAGGGCTGGCAGTTCCTCCGCACCGAGCCCGTGCTGATCGCCCTGTGCGCCATGGTCGCGATGACCAACCTCGTCGACCAGGCGTACGCCGCGGTGCTGGCGCCGGTCTGGGCCAAGGAGTCCGGTGCGGGCGTGGCGGTGCTCGGCACGCTCTTCGCGGTGATGAGTGGCGCGTCGGTGCTCGGCGCGCTGGCTGCTGCCAGGTGGGGCGAGACGCTGCCGCGCTTCCGGACCTACGTCCTCGCCTTCCTCGTCGCGGGCGCCCCGCGCTACGTCGTGATGGCGCTGGATTCGCCGGTGTGGGCGGTGCTCGCCGTCACCGCCGTGGCCGGGTTCGCCGCGGGCTTCCTCAACCCGATCCTCGGCGCGGTGATCCTCGAGCGCATCCCGGCCCCGCTGCTGGGCCGGGTGTCCTCGCTCAACACGGCGATCTGCTGGTCGCTGATGCCGCTCGGCGGGATCCTGGGCGGCCTGGCCGTGGCCGGGCTCGGCGTGTCACCCGCGCTGCTGGTGGCAGGCGCCGTCTACCTCGCAACGACGATGGCGCCGACGCGAGTGCCGAGCTTCCGGAGGATGGACCGGGCTCCGGCCGCCGCCCGACCCGTGTCGAGCGGTGCGTGAGGCAGCGTCCGACCGCGGGGTTGTCAGGCTCTCCTGATGGTTGTCGGCCCGTGCATGGCCTGACAACCTGAGGGATCCCCGGTCAGCCGGGGATCCCGAAGGAGTGACGCCGACACCTCAGGGAGCGAAGCGCGCCGCCACCTCGACCACGCGGTCGAAGGCCTCGGCCTCGCCGATGCTGACGCGTACGCCGTCGCCGGCGAAGGGCCGCACCGAGATCCCGACCTCGCCGCAGGCCACCGCGAAGTCCGTCGCCCGGTGGCCGAGGGGGAACCACACGAAGTTGCCCTGCGCGTCGGGCAGCTCCCAGCCGACCTCGCGCAGCCGGCCGACCAGGTCGGCACGCCGGTCCACCAGCTCGGAGACCCGCTCGAAGAGCTCCTCGCGCGCCGCCAGGGAGGCGATCGCCGCCGCCTGGGCGACGTGGCTGACGCCGAAGGGCAGCGACACCGCCCGCAGCGCGGCGGCCAGCGGGGCGGGCGCGACGGCGTAGCCGACCCGGAAGCCCGCGAGGCCGTAGGCCTTGGAGAAGGTGCGGGTCAGCACGACGTTGTCGTGGCGGCGGTAGGTCGCGATGCCGTCGATGGCGTCGTCCATCCGCACGAACTCGAGGTAGGCCTCGTCGACCACCACGACCACGTGGGTCGGCACCTTGGCGATGAAGGCGTCGAGGTCGGACTGCGTGACGGCCGGTCCGGTGGGGTTGTTGGGCGTGCAGACGATGACGACCTTGGTGCGGTCGGTGATCGCGGCCGCCATCGCGTCGAGGTCGTGGCGGCCGTCGGCGGTCACCGGCACCTGCACGCTCGTCGCACCGCCGGCGGTGACGGCGATGGGGTAGGCCTCGAAGGAGCGCCAGGCGTAGACGACCTCGTCGCCGGGCTCGCAGAAGGCGTTGACGAGCTGGTAGATCAGCGCGACCGACCCGGTGGCCGCGGCGAGGTCCTCGACCGGCACGCCCATCGCCTCGCCGAGGGCGGAGTAGAGCGCGGTGCTGCCCATGTCGGGATAGCGGTTCATCTGCGCCGAAGCCTCGTGCGCCGCCTCCAGCACGCCGGGCAGCGGCGGGTAGGGGTTCTCGTTCGACGACAGCTTGTAGGACGTCAGCCCGGGTCGGGCGACGGGCGGCTTGCCGGCGACGTACGCAGGGATGGCGAGCACGTTGGGCCGGGGCTGGGGGGTGGTCATGGGGAGACCCTATTCAGCCGCGCGACGATCTCGCCACGGCCTCACGACCGGGAGCAGCACCACCCCGATCACGGCCCCGATCCCGGCACCGAGGACGTTGTCGACGAGGTCGGTGACGTCGCAGGCGCGGTCGATGCGGGCGAGCTGGAGCTGGGTGAGCTCGATGCCGAGGCTGTACGCCGCCAGCACGGCGAGGCCGATCGGTGCGAGCGCCAGCCCCGACCACCAGCGGCCGGCCGCCAGCACGAGGAACACCCCGGCCGGCACGAAGAGCAGCACGTTGAGGGTGCGCTGGTCGAGGCCCAGGACCTCGAAGGTGGTGCCCGACGGGCCGCCGTAGTCCCACGAGCACGACTCGCTGCGGGTCTCGGCGGGCACCACTCCGACGTCGGGCCGCGTGGGCACGAGGGTGACCAGCGCGATCGCGGTCAACGACCACAGCAGCCCGGCGACGGCGGTCGAGGTGGCCGTCCCGAATCGCGCTCGCAGCGCCAGGGCCAGCAGCACGGCGAGGCCACCGGCGACGAGGGCGCCGAGCACCATCACGCCCGTGCCGCCGATCGTCATGCGGGGAGGCTAGCCGGACTCGGTGCCTCGGTCGCGTGGCCACTCGACCTCCCGACACACGCCGCGCGCGACTTCGTCGCTCCCGGCTAGTGTCGTGACATGCGTTTCCTCACCTGGTTGCTCACCTACGCCGCGGGGCTCTCCGTCGCGGCGTGGCTGCTCGACGGGATCTCGTTCGCCGGCGCCCGCTCCGGCCAGGCCGAGCTCCAGGACAAGGTCGTCCCGGTGCTGCTGGTGGCGCTGATCCTCGGACTGGTCTCGACCTTCATCGAGCCGGTGATCAAGCTCCTGTCGTTGCCCTTCATCATCCTGACGCTGGGCTTCCTGCTGCTGGTCATCAACGCGCTCATGCTGATGCTCACCGCGCGGCTGGCCGACGCCTTCGACATCGGCTTCACCGTCGACGGCTTCTGGACCGCCGTGGTCGGCTCGCTCGTCATCACCGTCGTCGGCTGGGGCGTCCGCACCGCGCTGCCGTCGGGGGACTGACCAGGCTTGCGGACCCTCCCTCCTCCCCGCACGCCGGGCAGCTACCGCATCGAGCTCGTGTGCCTCGGCAACATCTGCCGCTCCCCCACCGCCCACGTCGTGCTCGAGAGCCGCCTCGCCGACGCCGGCCTCGACGACCGCGTCGAGGTGACCTCGTCGGGCACCGGCGGCTGGCACGTCGGCAACCCGATGGACGACCGCGCCGCCGCGACCCTCGACGCCGCGGGCTACGACCCGACCCGGCACCGGGCGCGGCAGTACGACGACACCCGCCCCGGGGCCTACGACGTGGTGCTGGTGATGGACGCGTCCAACCTCGCCGACGTGGGCGGGCGCGCCGACCGCGTCGGCCTGTTCCGCGACCTCGATCCGGTCGATCCCGGGGCCGAGGTCCCGGACCCGTACTACGGTGGGGCCGACGGGTTCGAGGAGGTGCTGGCGATGGTCGAGCGCACGAGCGACGCGATCGTCGCCGCCCTCCAGCCGCTCCTGGCCGACCCGCAGGACCGGGCCTGATGGCTCGACAGCCACTGGTCGCCCGGCGCGCCGAGGAGCTCCTCGGCTCGTCCGTCGTCGCGACCTCGCCCGTCGCCGGGGGCGACATCGCCACCGCCACCCGCCTGCGCCTCTCGAGCGGACAGACCGCGCTGATGAAGACGCTGCCGCACGCCCCCGAGGGCTTCTTCGAGGCCGAGGTGGCCGGCCTCGCCTGGCTCGACGAGGTCGAGGGCGGCGTGCCCGTCCCCGAGGTCCTCGCCGCCGCCAGCGACTGCGTGATCCTGGCGTGGGTCGAGCCGGGCTCCAAGACGCCCGTCGAGGCGGCCGCCACCTTCGGCCAGCAGCTCGCCGCCACGCACGCCGCTGGCGCCGACGGGTGGGGCCTCGACCACGACGGCTTCATCGGGCGCCTGCCGCTGCCCAACCGGACCGCCGGCTCGTGGGCGGAGTTCTACGCCGTGCGGCGGGTCCTGCCCTACCTCAAGCTCGCCCGCGACCGCGGCGCGATCGCCGACTCCGACGCCGCGGCGGTCGAGGCGGTCGTCGGCCGGCTCACCGACCTGCTGCCCGACGAGGCTCCCGCGCGCCTGCACGGCGACCTGTGGAACGGCAACTGCCTCTGGGGACAGGACGGCGTCATCCACGTGATCGATCCGGCGGCCTACGGCGGCCACCGCGAGGTCGATCTCGCGATGCTGCACCTCTTCGGCCTCACGCACCTGCCGCGGGTCGTGGCGGCGTACGACGAGGTGGCGCCGCTCGCCGAGGGCTGGGAGGACCGGCTGGGGGTCCACCAGCTCTTCCCGCTGCTCGTGCACGCGTGCATGTTCGGTGGGGGCTACGGCGCCCGCGCCGGGACGATCGCCGCCCGCTACACCTGACCCACCCGTCCGGCTGGTCCGCGCCGTCGGTGGGGCAGGGCATCGTGGGTGGATGACCGAGCACGAGGACGCCGCTGCGTGGGTGCCCTCCTCGCGCGAGCTCGCGGACCTCGAGTCGGCCGCGCAGGAGTGCCGGGGGTGCGAGCTGTGGCGCCCGGCGACCCAGGTGGTCTTCTCCAGCGGCGACCGCTCGGCCTGCGTCCTGCTCGTCGGCGAGCAGCCGGGCGACCAGGAGGACCGGCAGGGCGAACCCTTCGTCGGACCGGCGGGCAGGGTGCTCGACGAAGCGCTGGCGGACGCAGGCATCGACCGGTCGGCGGCCTACCTCACCAACGCGGTCAAGCACTTCCGCTTCGAGCAGCGCGGCAAGCGGCGCATCCACCAGAAGCCCGACGTCCGCCACCTGACGGCGTGCCGACCCTGGCTGGAGGCCGAGATGGAAGCGGTGTCGCCCGACGTCGTGGTCGCCCTGGGCGCCACCGCGGCGCGGGCCGTGCTCGCGAGGACCGTGCGGATCGGGGAGGTGCGCGGGCGGCTGCTGGACGAGCCCGACCGGCCCGTGGTCGTCACGACCCACCCCTCGGCGGTGCTGAGGCTCCGCGGGCGCGAGGGCTACGCCGAGTCGTACGCCGAGCTGGTCGCCGACCTGCGCCTCGCAGCGCCGTACGCCTGAGCAGACGCCTCCGCGCTCGTTCTTCAGCCTCCGCTCAGGCACGGCTGGCATCCTTGCGGCTGTGACCGAGTCCAAGCCCCGCGTGCTGGTCGTCGACGACGACCGCGCCGTGCGTGACTCGCTGCGCCGCTCGCTGGAGTTCAACGGCTACGAGGTGGCGCTGGCCGCCGACGGCGCCGAGGGCCTGGTGGCGGTCGGCGCCCAGCACCCCGACGTGGTGGTCATCGACGTGATGATGCCGCGCCTGGACGGCATCGAGACCACGCGGGCGCTGCGCGCCGCCGGCAACGACGTACCCGTCCTGGTGCTCACCGCCCGCGACGCGGTCGGTGACCGGGTGGAAGGCCTCGACGCCGGGGCCGACGACTACCTCACCAAGCCCTTCGCGCTCGAGGAGCTGCTGGCCCGGCTGCGCGCGCTGCTGCGCCGCGTCGTGCCCGACGACGACGCCGCGGGCGAGCTGCTGACCTTCGCCGACCTGACGATGGACGTGGCCAGTCGCGACGTGACCCGCAACGGTCGCGCGATCGAGCTGACCCGCACGGAGTTCACGCTGCTCGAGATGTTCCTGCGGCGGCCGCGCCGGGTGCTCGACCGGTCGTTCATCCTCGAGGAGGTCTGGGGCTACGACTTCCCGACCAGCGCCAACTCCCTCGAGGTGTACGTCGGCTACCTCCGCCGCAAGACCGAGGCGGCGGGCGAGCAGCGGCTGATCCAGACGGTGCGCGGCGTCGGCTACGTGCTGAAGGAATCATGAGCGGCAGCACGCCGTGGCCCGACGGCCGCTGGCACTACCGCAGGTCGCTGGCCTCGCGGGTCGCGGTCATCACCACGGTGGCGCTCGGTGTCTCGATCGCCGTGATGGCCCTCACCGCCTTCGTCGTGATGCGCCAGCAGCTGATGAGCTCGCTCGACCAGTCGCTGCTCAACCGCGCCCACAAGGCCACCGCGTTCACCACGCTGTCGGAGATCACCGCCCGCGGTGCCCCGGCCTGGATGCTGGGCGCGGCCGACGTGCGGATCATCTTCATCAGCGCCGAGGGCCGGGCCGTGACCGGCGACGACGTGCCGGACTTCACCCTCGGCCAGCCGGAGTACGACGTCGCGACCGGCCAGCGCGAGTCGGCGGTGCGCACCATCGTGACCCGCGAGGGGGAGCGGTTCCGGGTCGCGACCGTGCAGCACAACAGCGGCCACGCCCTCATCCTGGCCCAGCCGCTGGCGCCCAACGACCGCACGCTCGAGAAGCTCGGCGGCGTCCTCTTCGTCTTCGGCGCGCTCGGCGTCCTCGCCGCGCTGCTGGCCGGCTGGCTCGTCGCGCGCAGCGGCCTGCGCCCGGTGCGGCGCCTGACCTCCTCGGTCGAGCACATCGCCGTCACCGAGGACCTGACCCCGCTGCGGGTCGAGGGTGACGACGAGGTCGCCCGCCTGGCCACGGCGTTCAACCAGATGCTGCTCGCGCTCGGCGCCTCCCGCGACCGCCAGCGGCGGCTGGTCGCAGACGCCAGTCACGAGCTGCGTACGCCCCTCACCTCGCTGCGCACCAACCTCGACCTGCTCCGCCAGGCCGAGGGCAACGGGGCCTTCCCGCCCGAGGCGCGCCTGGAGCTGCTCGACGACGTGCGCGGGCAGATCGAGGAGCTCAGCGCGCTGGTCGGCGACCTGGTCGAGCTGGCGCGCGACGAGCCCACGACCCACGTGGTCGCCGAGGTGGACCTCGCCGAGGCCGTCGAGCGTGCCGTCACCCGCGTACGCCGTCGCGCCCACGGCGTGTCCTTCGATGTCGACCTCGACCCGTGGGCCGTCGTCGGCGACGCCAGCAGCCTCGAGCGCGCGGTGACCAACCTGCTCGACAACGCCGCCAAGTGGAGCCCCGCCGACGGCACGGTCACCGTGCGGCTGACCGACGGCGTGCTGACCGTCGACGACGAGGGCACCGGGATCGCCGAGGCCGACCGGCCGCACGTCTTCGAGCGGTTCTACCGCGCCGAGGAGTCGCGCGCGATGCCCGGCTCCGGACTTGGCCTGGCCATCGTGCGGCAGGTCGTCGACCGCCACGGCGGCCGTATCGAGGCGTCCGAGTCGCCGGTCGGCGGGGCTCGCTTCACGCTGTGGCTGCCGGGCGTGCCCGCTGTAGCGCCGGGTTAGTCGAAGACGCGCAGCAGCCGCTCGGCCTTCCACTGCGCCTCGGCCCACTCCCCCGCCACGTCGGAGCGAACCGTGATCCCGCCGCCCGTGCCGAGCGACCAGGTGCCGCTCCCGTCGGTCACCAGGGAGCGGATGACGACGCCCAGGTCGGCCGGGCCGTCGCCGCTGATCCAGCCGAACGCGCCGGCGTACACCCCGCGCGGGGTCGCCTCCACCTCCTCGATCACCTGCATGGTGCGCAGCTTCGGCGCCCCCGTCATCGAGCCGGCGGGGAAGAGCGCGCGCAGCGCACCGATGGTCGTGACGTCGTCGCGCAGCCGGCCGCGGACGGTGGAGACGAGCTGGTGCACCGACTCGTAGCTCTCGACCTGCATCAGCGCGGGGACCTCGACCGAGCCGACCTCGCAGACCAGCGACAGGTCGTTGCGGAGCAGGTCGACGATCATCAGGTTCTCGGCGCGCGTCTTGGGGTCCGTGGCCAGCCGGGCCCGGTGCGCCTCGTCCTCGGCCGGCGTCGCGCCGCGCGGCGTGGTGCCCTTGATCGGCTTGGTCTCCAGGTGCCGGTCGGGAGTGATCAGCGCGTACCTCTCCGGCGAGCTCGACAGCAGCCACCCGCGCGCGCCGTCGACGTCGTGCTGGAGGAAGCCGGAGTACGGCGCCGGGTTGAGCTCGCGGAGGCGGAGGTACGCCGTGAGAGGGTCGAGGTCGGCGCGGCGGGTGAGCCGGTGGGTGAGGTTGACCTCGTAGGAGTTGCCGGCGCGCAGGTGCTCCTGGACGGTGGCGAAGGCGTCGGCGTACTGGGTTGTCGGCCCTTCCCTGACGTTGTCAGGGCTTGCAGAGGCTGACAACGTGAGGGATCCCCGGTCAGCCGGGGATCCCGAGAGGGCGGCGCCGACCCCGTGCTCGAACACCCGCACCGCCCGCGGCCGCATCCAGACCGCGTCGGGCAGGAGCGGGTCGGGTGTGGCGGGCAGGTCGGGACGCGCGGCGTAGCCGAGGTAGCCGAACCACTGCTCACCGGCGCGGATCCGCTCCTCGAGCACCGCGAAGACGTCGTCGCCGACGACCGTCGACGTGCCGGCGGCGTGCTCGCGCACCTCGCGCCGGGCCGCCGACCACGACAGCGACACGTCGTCGTCCTCGAGCCAGCCGATGATGGAGCGCCGCCCCGACCACTCGCGAGCACCGCCGCCGTCGAGCCAGAAGCAGCGCCGGTGCGCGGCCGCGACGTCGCGGAAGAAGGAGACCGGGTCGCTCGTCGGAGAGGTCATGAGAGGAAGTTCCTGACGAGCTCGACACCGTGCTCGGACAGCACGGACTCGGGGTGGAACTGCACGCCCTCCAGCGGGAGCGTGCGGTGGCGCACCCCCATCACCACGCCGTCCTCGCTCCACGCGGTCGCCACCAGCTCGGCGGGGACGTCGACGGCACCGAGGGAGTGGTAGCGCACCGCCGCGAAACCCTGCGGCACACCGGCGAAGACGCCCTCGCCGTCGTGGCGGATCGTCGCGACGTCGCCGTGGGCCGGCTCGAGCCGCGCCACCGTGCCGCCGTACGCCGTCACGAGACCCTGCATGCCGAGGCAGACCCCCAGCACCGGGCGGGTGCCGGCGCGCAGCACCGCTCCCCCCACCGCGAAGTCCGCCGGCGAAGCCGGGTGCCCCGGACCGGGTGAGAGCACGACGTGGGAGTGGGCGAGGACGTCGTCGGGCGTGACCTCGTCGTGCTGCACGACCGTCGGCAGGACGCCGGTGACCCGGGCGAGGAC
This sequence is a window from Nocardioides sp. S5. Protein-coding genes within it:
- a CDS encoding fructosamine kinase family protein, which translates into the protein MARQPLVARRAEELLGSSVVATSPVAGGDIATATRLRLSSGQTALMKTLPHAPEGFFEAEVAGLAWLDEVEGGVPVPEVLAAASDCVILAWVEPGSKTPVEAAATFGQQLAATHAAGADGWGLDHDGFIGRLPLPNRTAGSWAEFYAVRRVLPYLKLARDRGAIADSDAAAVEAVVGRLTDLLPDEAPARLHGDLWNGNCLWGQDGVIHVIDPAAYGGHREVDLAMLHLFGLTHLPRVVAAYDEVAPLAEGWEDRLGVHQLFPLLVHACMFGGGYGARAGTIAARYT
- a CDS encoding UdgX family uracil-DNA binding protein (This protein belongs to the uracil DNA glycosylase superfamily, members of which act in excision repair of DNA. However, it belongs more specifically to UdgX branch, whose founding member was found to bind uracil in DNA (where it does not belong), without cleaving it, appears to promote DNA repair by a pathway involving RecA, rather than base excision.), with protein sequence MTEHEDAAAWVPSSRELADLESAAQECRGCELWRPATQVVFSSGDRSACVLLVGEQPGDQEDRQGEPFVGPAGRVLDEALADAGIDRSAAYLTNAVKHFRFEQRGKRRIHQKPDVRHLTACRPWLEAEMEAVSPDVVVALGATAARAVLARTVRIGEVRGRLLDEPDRPVVVTTHPSAVLRLRGREGYAESYAELVADLRLAAPYA
- a CDS encoding response regulator transcription factor, with the translated sequence MTESKPRVLVVDDDRAVRDSLRRSLEFNGYEVALAADGAEGLVAVGAQHPDVVVIDVMMPRLDGIETTRALRAAGNDVPVLVLTARDAVGDRVEGLDAGADDYLTKPFALEELLARLRALLRRVVPDDDAAGELLTFADLTMDVASRDVTRNGRAIELTRTEFTLLEMFLRRPRRVLDRSFILEEVWGYDFPTSANSLEVYVGYLRRKTEAAGEQRLIQTVRGVGYVLKES
- a CDS encoding sensor histidine kinase; amino-acid sequence: MSGSTPWPDGRWHYRRSLASRVAVITTVALGVSIAVMALTAFVVMRQQLMSSLDQSLLNRAHKATAFTTLSEITARGAPAWMLGAADVRIIFISAEGRAVTGDDVPDFTLGQPEYDVATGQRESAVRTIVTREGERFRVATVQHNSGHALILAQPLAPNDRTLEKLGGVLFVFGALGVLAALLAGWLVARSGLRPVRRLTSSVEHIAVTEDLTPLRVEGDDEVARLATAFNQMLLALGASRDRQRRLVADASHELRTPLTSLRTNLDLLRQAEGNGAFPPEARLELLDDVRGQIEELSALVGDLVELARDEPTTHVVAEVDLAEAVERAVTRVRRRAHGVSFDVDLDPWAVVGDASSLERAVTNLLDNAAKWSPADGTVTVRLTDGVLTVDDEGTGIAEADRPHVFERFYRAEESRAMPGSGLGLAIVRQVVDRHGGRIEASESPVGGARFTLWLPGVPAVAPG
- a CDS encoding anthranilate synthase component I family protein; this translates as MTSPTSDPVSFFRDVAAAHRRCFWLDGGGAREWSGRRSIIGWLEDDDVSLSWSAARREVREHAAGTSTVVGDDVFAVLEERIRAGEQWFGYLGYAARPDLPATPDPLLPDAVWMRPRAVRVFEHGVGAALSGSPADRGSLTLSASASPDNVREGPTTQYADAFATVQEHLRAGNSYEVNLTHRLTRRADLDPLTAYLRLRELNPAPYSGFLQHDVDGARGWLLSSSPERYALITPDRHLETKPIKGTTPRGATPAEDEAHRARLATDPKTRAENLMIVDLLRNDLSLVCEVGSVEVPALMQVESYESVHQLVSTVRGRLRDDVTTIGALRALFPAGSMTGAPKLRTMQVIEEVEATPRGVYAGAFGWISGDGPADLGVVIRSLVTDGSGTWSLGTGGGITVRSDVAGEWAEAQWKAERLLRVFD
- a CDS encoding aminodeoxychorismate/anthranilate synthase component II, which encodes MTPDVIVVDHHDSYTWNLVHVLARVTGVLPTVVQHDEVTPDDVLAHSHVVLSPGPGHPASPADFAVGGAVLRAGTRPVLGVCLGMQGLVTAYGGTVARLEPAHGDVATIRHDGEGVFAGVPQGFAAVRYHSLGAVDVPAELVATAWSEDGVVMGVRHRTLPLEGVQFHPESVLSEHGVELVRNFLS